A region of Anaerohalosphaeraceae bacterium DNA encodes the following proteins:
- a CDS encoding TetR family transcriptional regulator, with protein MENTDNNPEISSDTRNRLLDAAEKLFCQRGFEGTSVRDITAEAGCNIAAVNYYFGSKEKLYEEMFHRRLSEKIQGHMKTIERVCGRSDATIEDLLRELVRPTMESALRGDTWSRVARFLVREALHRRFDRDKIAAELIDKFFERLAAAFQQLLPGLEKRAAWRAVLTFESLVMHPILFFEMYDLVLPGFTVEEITEQIVRVGAAGLRSCLKGTAE; from the coding sequence ATGGAAAATACCGATAATAACCCTGAAATCAGTTCAGATACTCGAAATCGGCTTCTCGATGCTGCGGAAAAGCTCTTTTGCCAGCGGGGGTTCGAGGGAACGTCGGTTCGGGACATCACCGCCGAAGCCGGCTGCAACATCGCCGCGGTAAATTACTATTTCGGAAGCAAGGAAAAACTTTACGAAGAGATGTTTCACAGGCGGCTTTCGGAAAAGATTCAGGGTCACATGAAAACCATCGAGCGGGTTTGCGGCCGGTCCGATGCGACGATTGAAGACCTGCTGCGCGAACTGGTGCGTCCGACGATGGAATCGGCTTTGCGGGGGGATACCTGGTCGCGTGTGGCGCGGTTTCTGGTTCGGGAGGCCCTTCATCGACGTTTTGATCGGGACAAAATCGCCGCGGAACTGATTGACAAATTTTTTGAGCGGCTGGCGGCGGCATTTCAGCAGCTGCTTCCGGGGCTTGAGAAGCGGGCGGCGTGGCGGGCGGTCCTGACATTCGAATCGCTCGTGATGCACCCGATTTTGTTTTTTGAGATGTATGACCTGGTGCTGCCGGGCTTTACGGTAGAGGAAATTACCGAGCAGATCGTTCGGGTTGGAGCAGCCGGGCTTCGGAGTTGTTTGAAAGGAACAGCGGAATGA